In Saccharomyces eubayanus strain FM1318 chromosome II, whole genome shotgun sequence, the genomic stretch AGCCTTTCTCTTTGTCATCTTTCGATACTTCAGGTATATGTCCATTTTTCTCAACCCATTCCTTGTTCACAACTTCcagtttcttgtttaagGATTCTgtgctttttttgctgATTGACTGGTAGTTTGTGTTCAAGATCTTCaagtatttttgaatttcatcTCTCAACAAATCATTAGGAGAATATGAAACTTTATGCAAAGCATTAAAATGCTCAAATTCATTTATCCACGTTACGTGTTTCCCcagtttattttttaaattgtTACTCGAGCTCTTGTATGATCCAATGCCCTCCCTTCTTGAAGGAACCATACCTCTGACTTTTGCTGCATTACGGGTTGTTAAACTTCTATTCAAAGCTTGTGGTTGATGGTAATTGCGAACTGCTTTGGAGTTAAATCTATGTGAAGCCATTTTGCCTATTGCTTCGTATGCTTTCATAGACTTTGTCCAAAAATTCATACAACGGTTATTCGCTTTAATAAAATAGAGTAGAGTGAGACAATATATTGTAGTTCTCGTATGTTTTCCTACCCTTTTAGCAATGTGAGTATGAGTCCATCGAgttaaaatttttcaccgcTAAGAAAAAGATCTCTCTTTATTTTGTGCTGATGAAAATGAGTAAGTATACTGGGGTTCGGAAAGTTAAAGTACAAGGCAAACGTAACGCCACTACTAAGTATAGGTTCAATTTACCTGATAATTCTCATTTGGTGCCAGGATTCAACTGTATTCAGCTATCTTTCAATATATTTTCCTCACTTAAAGAAGAGTTTTTAAGGGAAAAAACGTACAAGCCAAAAGATAGTTTAGGGTGGCGTTGAAGCAAGCAAGGATAAAAGACATAAgcgaaataaaaagaacaagttCGTGTGCATTCAAATATGTCCGCTCAAGGGCCTAATGATAATTCAAACGATTTGCCCTTAGTGCCTGAAgataagaagaaacagGCATCATCTTTAAAGTTGGCTCCAATACCAACTACATCACCGTGGaaatcatcttcaccaAATAGCACCACGACACTTCCTGTGGAAGAGTTAAGAGACAAATCGAGGCTTTCGAAGTCCAATAACAACGGCTCAGGATCGATCAGATTGAGCAGCGACACAAAATGGACTCCAATTACACCTTCTGTTATAATTTCAGGATCTAAAGAGGCAAATTCCAATTCAAGACGAAAGGCTAAAAGtgtcaaaaataatagaaagatgaaacaacatagcagcaacaacagtaATGCTATTAAAAGAGTTTGCGGTGATCAACCCAGTACTGTTGCCGAAACGAATGATGACCCCAATTCAGAACACAAGTCTACCGATGCTGACTTAAGAGCAAAAGCAAATTTAGACCAAGAAGTACCCATTGCCGGTATTGGCcagaaaacagaaaatggaaagaatACATCTAATCCCagacaacaaaaaaatcaccaCAACAAAAATAGTAAAACGAGGTACAATAAGGCGGCTCATCATAACAACTCGTTTTCGAATAACCATTATCAATCAAGATCTGACTATATTCCAAATTTCGGCCACGATTCGGGGCCTGGTTACAACCAACAAACGCATTTCCATTCACAGCAATACTATAACAATTACAACTACCAGCAACAGTTGCAAACACCATATTATAATCTGATGGACCCTATTCTCAAATCCATCGAAAGCATTAAAAATCAAATTGAATACTATTTTAGTGCGGAAAACTTGACAAACGATAAATTTTTGAGGTCCAAATTCAGTAAGACCAACGATGGGTTTATCCCCATGAGTTTAATAGGGAAATTCTATCGTATGGTCAATTTATCTTTAGGTGGGGACCCGAATCTAATTTTGGCATCTATGAGAGAAGTTCTGAATAACGGTGAAACAAACCATTTGGAAATAGCCTTTGGAAGGACCGAAAACGCCCAGGTAAAACCGGCATATGAGTTCAACCCATTAGATAACTATTTCATCAGACCTGAGAATTGGGCCGAGTTCACGGAAGAAA encodes the following:
- the SLF1 gene encoding Slf1p yields the protein MSAQGPNDNSNDLPLVPEDKKKQASSLKLAPIPTTSPWKSSSPNSTTTLPVEELRDKSRLSKSNNNGSGSIRLSSDTKWTPITPSVIISGSKEANSNSRRKAKSVKNNRKMKQHSSNNSNAIKRVCGDQPSTVAETNDDPNSEHKSTDADLRAKANLDQEVPIAGIGQKTENGKNTSNPRQQKNHHNKNSKTRYNKAAHHNNSFSNNHYQSRSDYIPNFGHDSGPGYNQQTHFHSQQYYNNYNYQQQLQTPYYNLMDPILKSIESIKNQIEYYFSAENLTNDKFLRSKFSKTNDGFIPMSLIGKFYRMVNLSLGGDPNLILASMREVLNNGETNHLEIAFGRTENAQVKPAYEFNPLDNYFIRPENWAEFTEENSNETDETEKYKIEKILEIGDLDNHSYMGYPSFYPSNVNEENSQTQDENTMNREFEQNLQINN